One Hevea brasiliensis isolate MT/VB/25A 57/8 chromosome 6, ASM3005281v1, whole genome shotgun sequence genomic window, ACTTTGGCCTTGTGATCCTTTTCTTGATAGCCACTCTCTCAAGAAGTGAGCTAATTTGAACTCTGATGTAGGAATATCATCATGATCTTCGCAGTGATACTTGGAGTCGTAATCTTGGTTTTCATTATTGTCACTATGGTTTGCAAAGGTCCTCTGTTCTTTCTCTTCATCCCGTGATAGCGGCcttacactagaattattaagcTATTAGCAATACCAAGCAATGCAGGATCATAAAAAGACGCTGTTATATTATAAAAGGCAAATAGGAAATAAAAGGCAGCCATTTATTGCAGTGGGACGCAGTATAGAGAATTAATGGTCTCCATAAAATCTTGGCAACTAATATCCAAAGTAAAATTAGCTAGAAGAAGGTTTAATGCAAGGATCTATATTAATTACATCTATATCTATATCTATATCTATATCTATATAGAAAGCAGGAAAGTGTTCTCAAAAGTTTAATATATGATGTTCTCTTTCATGATATTGCCTCGTAGCTAATACGTGACATTCTCCTTTACAATATTACAACGTGACATTCTTTATTATgtgtaagttataaattatttaatagttaccTTATTAATGTTATAATAAGTGGTCATTATTATAAGGTAACTTACAATATATTAAGATatactaattatatatatatatatattccattatgaaatctttattaaaaagtttgagagataaaagtaataaaaataaaatttaaaataattaataaaaaatttaaaaatattatattatttttatatattaaaattaaaagaaaatatataaattaaaattattaatagcgAGGTGCATTAGCGTGGACAATTCCCTAGTTGTCCTATATTTCAGCTGTTGAATTCATGTTGTCATAGAGACCAAAGAGCCTACGAGCAGTTTTGAGAAGAGAGTTTAGTAGCATGATCACAACTTCTAAGTGGATGCTACATCTAGGTTAACATGATAACAGATAAGAAAGAATTCTCTTCTTTTTCAGTTTACTTTTTAGTTATGTGATTAATTAGGTTTATTATGCTCAACTATTTTAAGTTGGTCATAAGCAATTAAAGGGCCACATTCTAATGTTATCATGTTTAGCCTGTGGTCATAAgaacttaaaaataaaatattttaagtctctacaaaAAGAGGCTGGCAAAGGCAAAATCTAAACTGACGGTCCTTAATGCATCTTTAGCCTGATAGTTAGCATGTCCATGTAGCAGCTCCAAACATGCCAAGTGTTGGCAGCACTCATGTACAACCACGACAAAGAAGAACCTAGAAAAAAATACTCACGTTGAGTATGGTTTATGAGTAGCTTTTTGGTTCCTAGATTGTCTCTTTGAATTTGAATAGTTGATGGACAGATGCCTAACAAATTGAATCTGCGTATGTCAATATAACAAGCTTAGAAGCTTATAAgaagctaaaaatgaagaaagaaagaaaaaaagaaaaaaatccaaAAATAGATACATCTATAGATACCAAGAGATATAAAGACAAGCAACAGTAAAACGACAATGCAGATACATGAATTACCTTCTACTCTACACCCAAAAGGAAGAAACAACGTGGATGAAATTGAAGGGTCTGGAAGAAGAAGGCTAACTTGAAATGCAGGGCTTATTAGGGAGAGAGGCTACTAGAAAACAACAAAACAATAATACTAAATGATTTGCATGGCGGCAATATGGTTTTGATATTGCTTTGTTCAAAGTTCAAACAGAAATTCAAAAGGAAGCCATATATAATTCAAGAATAATGGCTTGCTTAAAAGCAAATTAAGCGTGTGCAATGGTGCTTTAGCTGATGATGGTACATGATATTGTTGGTTGACTGACTTTATCATTATCTCTTAATCAGAATTATAAATCCTAATAAAATCAAACTCTACCAACAATAATTGAGCTATGAGCCATTTTGTTCCAAGGGACAAATGCATCCCATCTCCATAACAACTTTCTTCCAAACTACAAACGCTAGAAGTGTTTCAGAAATAACTAGATAAATAAAATacgctaattaaaaaaaaacaccTGATCATCATCCTTGATCCCAAAGGTTTGAATGCAAGCCTTGTCATTAATTAGCTTCTGACCCTCATAGCTCAAGCAAAAGTGCCCCCAGACATGCGCCCTGAGTGCAAAATTAACAAGCTAATAACGCCAAACAATAAACCCCTTTGAGACAAATGACAAATTCAATCCACATACACAAATATATGACATCAAAATTGCTCTAAGAAAACCAGGCATAGAGAATTTTACCATGAAATCTTGCCCTGACCTTCCTTTGGTGACGAAGCAAAAACTTCCTCCACCGCTAGTTTAAGTTCAGCCACAGAGGCATTTCTTCCAACGTGAACATCTATCAGAACCAGCGGGCAgattatcaaataaaattaaaaactgAAAGCCAAAACCGAAACTCCAAAAGAGGCATTTattaattaatgattaattaCCGAAGGAAGTGCCGTCGAGCTTGAGGATAGAGAGCTTGAAGAGTTGCTGCGGCAGCTTATGATAGGAGTACCTTCGTCCGACAAACCTGTCATTGCCATAAACGTCGCCGTCTCCGATCAATCTCAGTGGAGCCAAGCTCACACTGCTTATGGGAGCCCTTAAATTACcatttttattgttagaaatacaAGCATTACCATGATTTCTGTGTTCTCTACCAAAAATGCTTCGCATAATAAAAGACCAGTTAGTTCAATCGGTACTCTTCTAGGGTTAGCTTTGATTGGAAAACACTCCGATTTTTTCAGAGAGAAGAAATTTAAAGAGAGGGAGAAGTAGATTTAGAGAGAGTGATATTTGGGAGAGGGAAGACGAAAAAAAATGAAGGGAGAGGAGGAGACCGTTACTCATAGGATTTTTTCTGTTTTGGAATTTTATCGTACTCGCAGCCGCAGTAATACTCGCTCTCAGGTATGCAAATTTGGAAAGGTGGGCCCGTTATTGGTCTTGCGTTCTCTTGTCCACTCTGGATtcgttaaattaaaaaatatgggccggatcaattaaaaaaaagaattCGCGGTGAGGATAAATAGGAAACTATGATGGGCCTTAATTTTCAATTGGGCCTACCGCCTTCCAAATCTAACAAAAGGCCATCAATCAGATTGTAAGCCCGATAACAAAATATCATTTTCTACTTCTCTCCCTGCCCGCCCTCTTCTAGCTCTAGCTACAATCTGTGCACACTCTCAGCAGAGAGAGGGCTACAGGTATATACACCGATCTGCATATTGAAAGAATTTTAGGGTTTTCCAGTTGGATCCTGAGCTAACCACTATGTGGAACAATAATGGAGAGGCGCATATCGCGCCGCCGGGGACAGGTGGTCCTTCGGTGCCGCCACCGCCTGTTCCGGCACAGCCTTCCTATACTGTGCTTGCACAGCAAACACCTCCAACGCCGGCTGAGGTGGAGGCAAAGCTGGAAGAAAAGGCCCGTAAATGGCAGCAGCTTAATACGAAGAGGTACAGTGATAAGAGAAAGTTTGGGTTCGTTGAGACGCAGAAAGAAGACATGCCGCCTGAGCATGTCAGGAAAATTATCAGGTATTTCTTCTGGTTTAGCTGTGCGTATTTGGCGGTGGTTTTTATCTGATTTCTGTTTTTCTTGGTTTTGAACTTCTtggtgagtttttttttttcgctTTTTTCTTCTCCAATGTATTTTTTCCCCTTTTGGGGTAGTTAGTAGTTATATGATTTTATCTTGACCAATATTTTTCTTAGCTAGTGTTAATTCATGTGATCATAGCatggaggttcaattggtgtgttTATGGGCAATTCATGTGTTTACTTAATTAGCTGGTTATTGTTTTTTTAAAATCGTCTTTTAAGCTTCTTGTATTTAAGTCCTGCAAACAGTATTATTGATTTTGTCTCACTGATGAAATTTTCGGAATATTCATTTCTAAGATTAACTAATAAATCGAgttatatattctattttctaatgtatatttttttttcctctcttaACCATGAGTTATGCTGAAGTTTTTGTATAAATGAATTTGTAAGTGTGATATTGGTGATTGTGTTTGTGAGTTGAATGAATAGATATACCTTTTCATTGGGCATTTCCTTGGTACATGATTATTAAATATTTCCTAATATTCTTTTTGACAGAGACCATGGGGACATGTCCTCCAAGAAATTTCGTCATGATAAACGTGTGTATCTTGGAGCCCTTAAATTCATTCCACATGCAGTTTACAAGCTTCTTGAGAATATGCCGATGCCTTGGGAGCAGGTTCGTGATGTGAAGGTTCTATACCATATCACCGGGGCAATcacttttgtgaatgaaattccaTGGGTTGTTGAACCTATTTATTTAGCTCAGGTATACTGATTGATTTCTCTCCGTGGATATAGATCAGTGCATATCTTGTTGTTTCAGGGGttatttgaatattttatatTTGTCTATAGATTGTCGTCGCTTCCTCTTGACCATGATTGATTTGAGCTGTAATATTTTTGTGCAGTGGGGTACAATGTGGATCATGATGCGAAGAGAGAAGAGGGATCGGAGGCATTTTAAGAGAATGAGGTTTCCACCATTTGATGACGAGGAACCTCCATTGGACTATGCTGATAATTTGTTAGACGTTGATCCTCTGGAGCCTATTCAATTGGAGctggatgaagaagaagattcTGCAGTATGCACTTGGTTTTATGACCATAAGCCCCTTGTTAAAACAAAGCTTATCAACGGTCCAAGTTACAGGAAATGGCATCTCTCCCTCCCCATCATGGCAACTCTGCACCGGCTGGCAGGACAGCTTCTATCAGACCTAATTGATCGCAATTATTTCTACTTGTTTGACATGGAGTCTTTCTTTACAGCTAAAGCGTTAAACATGTGCATACCTGGTATGTGTATGTTGCTTATGCGTTCATATATGTGTATTTATACTTTTGAGCATATAATTCATAGTCTCACAGATAAGGATTAAAAATAATGTTTATCTTAGTTTTGACTGTGTTTTATCTTATTGAGCAGAGGCCATAGAGCATTCCCATAGATCTTATGAGTTATTAGTTGAAAGTATTGAATGTTTGGCTTTATTCTAACAgtgattttaattttagttttcaTGGCTGGTTTCATTATGCTAGATATGCATCTGACCATATTTCTTTGCAGTGTTATTTGATTGTTCCCTGATCTAAGATACTTTTGCTCTTATTCAGGTGGTCCTAAATTTGAACCTTTATATCGTGACATGGAGAAGGGAGATGAAGATTGGAATGAGTTCAATGACATTAACAAACTCATTATTCGGTCACCTCTCAGGACAGAGTACAGAATTGCATTCCCTCATCTTTATAACAATAGGCCCAGGAAAGTAAAGCTTGGTGTGTACCACACTCCCATGGTCATGTTCATTAAAGCTGAGGATCCTGATTTACCTGCTTTCTATTATGATCCATTGATACACCCTATAACCTCCACTAACAAGGAGCGCCGAGAAAAGAAGGcttgtgatgatgatgatgatgatttccTTTTGCCGGAAGAAGTTGAACCTTTCCTGCAAGACACTCAGCTTTATACAGACACCACAGCTGCTGGTATTTCCCTGTTATTTGCACCACGGCCGTTTAACATGAGATCCGGCCGTATGCGACGAGCAGAAGATATACCCCTTGTGTCTGAGTGGTATAAGGAGCACTGGTGAGATTCTAATTTCTCCTGTTGTTCACTTGTGCAACTTATGTGTAAGTGCATAcgttaactgattttgtttgcctttctttttttttttaacccagTCCTCCATCCTATCCGGTGAAAGTTAGGGTTAGCTATCAGAAATTGTTGAAATGTTTTGTTTTGAATGAGTTGCATCATAGACCACCCAAAGCGCAGAAGAAGAAGCACTTGTTTCGGTCTCTAGCTGCAACCAAGTTCTTCCAAACAACAGAACTCGATTGGGCAGAAGCGGGCTTACAAGTTTGTAAGCAGGGGTATAACATGCTGAACCTGTTGATCCACAGGAAAAATTTAAATTACCTCCATCTTGATTATAATTTTAACTTGAAGCCTGTGAAAACCCTTACTACAAAGGAACGTAAGAAATCCCGGTTTGGTAATGCTTTTCATCTCTGCCGTGAGATCCTGCGCTTGACAAAGCTTGTGGTTGATGCCAATATCCAGTTCCGACTGGGTAATGTTGATGCATTCCAGCTAGCTGATGGTCTGCAATATACATTTTCTCATGTTGGTCAGTTGACTGGCATGTATCGCTACAAGTACAGGCTGATGAGACAGATTAGAATGTGCAAAGACTTGAAGCACTTGATATATTACCGCTTCAATACGGGTCCAGTGGGGAAAGGACCTGGCTGTGGATTCTGGGCACCAATGTGGAGAGTATGGTTGTTTTTCCTTCGTGGAATTGTACCTCTTCTTGAACGGTGGTTAGGGAATCTCCTTGCACGACAGTTTGAAGGCCGCCATTCAAAAGGAACGGCTAAGACTGTTACAAAGCAACGTGTTGAGAGTCACTTTGATTTGGAGCTTCGTGCTGCTGTCATGCATGATGTTCTTGATGCCATGCCAGGTGCATTGTCATGTTAATTGTTTCCTTTGGTGTTGATTTTCCTCTATGTGCTTGTTTGGTTTCTGCTGTCATTTTTCTGCTTAAGGCTAACTGTGTGATACTAAAATTGCAGAGGGTATTAAGCAAAATAAAGCTAGAACAATATTGCAGCACCTAAGTGAGGCCTGGCGTTGTTGGAAAGCCAACATTCCCTGGAAGGTTCCTGGCTTGCCAGTGCCCATTGAAAATATGATTCTTCGTTACGTTAAGTCAAAAGCAGACTGGTGGACAAATGTTGCTCACTATAATCGTGAACGTATAAGAAGAGGTGCAACTGTTGATAAGACAGTTTGCCGAAAAAATCTTGGAAGGTTGACTCGCCTTTGGCTAAAGGCAGAACAGGTAACTTCTACTTCTTttgatatgtgtgtgtgtgtgtgtgtgtgtgtgtgtgtgtgtgtgtgtgactctGTGTATATTCCTGCGATGTTCCTGCCACACTTTATTCTACACAAGTCAACTGTATTCTTTATTGCATATCATATATGCATGTTACCTGTCTTCTTACCATTCCCTGTAATGAATCAAATCAATTTTGCATCCTAGGAACGGCAACACAATTATTTGAAAGATGGTCCATATGTCACACCAGAAGAAGCAGTTGCCATTTATACAACAACCGTGCATTGGCTGGAGTCCAGAAAGTTTTCTCCCATTCCATTCCCTCCACTGTCATACAAGCATGACACCAAGCTACTTATTCTTGCTTTGGAAAGGTTGAAAGAGTCATATAGTGTGGCTGTCAGATTAAACCAACTGCAGAGGGAGGAACTGGGTCTTATTGAACAGGCTTATGATAATCCACATGAGGCTTTGTCACGGATTAAACGTCACCTGCTTACTCAGCGTGCCTTCAAAGAAGTATGTTGATAAATTAAGAATAAGTTGGCTTTGCTTTTACAATTCTTTTCAGTATATTGCAGTTTGAATTGagatttgtttatatatatatatatatatatatatatatatatattttgtattGTCATGCAGGTTGGCATAGAGTTCATGGATTTATATAGTGCTTTGATTCCAGTTTATGAAATTGAACCTCTTGAAAAAATAACAGATGCATATCTTGACCAATATCTGTGGTATGAAGGTGACAAGCGCCATCTCTTTCCAAACTGGATTAAGCCTGCAGATTCTGAGCCACCACCACTGCTTGTTTATAAATGGTGTCAGGGTATAAACAATTTGCAGGGTATCTGGGACACAAGTGACGGGCAGTGTGTAGTGATGCTACAAACAAAGTTTGAGAAGTTCTTTGAAAAGATTGACTTGACAATGTTAAATAGGTAAGCGTCCATAAGATCTTCTGTTAATCATATTAGAATTTAGTTTCCAACTCCAACTACAAGATTTTGCatcttataaaattatatttttacagGCTTCTTCGTTTGGTGCTTGATCACAACATTGCTGATTACGTTACTGCAAAGAACAATGTTGTGTTGTCCTACAAAGATATGAGCCACACAAATTCTTATGGTTTGATACGTGGGTTGCAGTTTGCTTCTTTTGTTGTACAATATTATGGACTTGTGCTAGATCTGTTACTTCTTGGATTGACTCGTGCCAGTGAGATTGCTGGTCCACCACAAATGCCAAACGAGTTCATCACTTATTGGGATACAAAAGTTGAGACAAGGCACCCAATTCGGTTATATTCTAGATATATAGACAGGGTGCATATATTGTTCCGCTTCACTCATGAAGAGGCTCGAGATCTCATCCAGCGATATCTTACTGAGCATCCTGATCCCAACAATGAAAACATGGTTGGGTACCAAAACAAGAAATGTTGGCCCAGAGATGCAAGAATGAGGCTCATGAAACATGATGGTATTGATGTTCTCTTTATTGTCATTTTTTTTAGTATCATTATCTATAAATTTCAGTTTTCTGAAGTgggtttcatttacttgaatgatATGCTTTGCTGCATTTCTTTTTCAGTTAATCTCGGGAGAAGTGTATTTTGGGATATGAAGAACCGTCTCCCTCGAAGCATCACAACTTTGGAGTGGGAGAACAGCTTTGTTTCTGTTTACAGCAAGGACAATCCAAACTTGCTTTTCAgcatgtatgttattatttttgtGTTTGTATTGGCATTATGCAAATTTAAATACCCAAACTAGCTAGTTTTATATGAAATGCTGATTTCGATATCTGATGCTGGAGTCTTATGGGAACTGGCTTTTATTTCCCCCCAATTGGCCACTTTAAAATAAATGGGCAGAACATGGCAGCATTTGACTACTGCAGACCATTTGCATGTGGACTTTTTTTCCCCCTTTCTTTCTGAACCCTGGTTATCCTTTTTTCTTGTCAAAAAAGTACATGTGTTCTATTGGCCAATTAAACCTAGGAATGACTTGGTGAATGTGGGTAAATATTCTCAAATTTTGAAGTAATAGTGTGTTTTTTGAAGCAGTTGCTTCTAATGAAGTATCATATATTTCTATTTACTGTTATTTTATCCCTTATTATAGGATTTTTATAGATAAGCTAAAAGATAACTTAGTTCACTAGTTCCATCCCTACACATGTTCATTAGGTTTCTAAGCATGTACTCTCAAAGCTAAAAACAATTCTCATGCTTTTAATCATTTATTTTTGCCATTAAGATAACTAACACATACTTTTCATGTGTAGGTGTGGGTTTGAAGTTCGAATACTTCCTAAACTAAGGATGACTCAGGAAGCATTCAGCAATACCAGAGATGGTGTTTGGAATTTGCAAAATGAGCAGACTAAAGAGCGAACAGCTGTTGCTTTCCTACGGGTTGATGATGAGCACATGAAGGTGTTTGAGAATCGTGTGAGGCAGATTCTTATGTCTTCAGGGTCAACTACTTTCACAAAAATCGTCAACAAATGGAATACAGCTCTGATAGGTCTAGTATAACTTTTAAATAAGCTTACCCCTTTTTGCACTAGTATTCTTTCTGCTTAAATTTTCTTTTGTTTGATTCTCTTTTGTAGGTTTGATGACTTATTTCCGTGAAGCAACTGTGCATACTCAAGAATTGTTAGATTTACTGGTTAAATGTGAAAATAAAATCCAAACTCGTATCAAGATTGGTTTGAACTCAAAGATGCCAAGCCGGCAAGTCTTCTTTATTCATGCAGTCACTTTGATTCAGTTGAAGAATTGTTTGTGATACTGAGTAACTGATTTGAATTTACTTCTGTTTCAGATTTCCTCCTGTCATCTTCTATACACCAAAAGAAATCGGAGGACTTGGCATGCTATCGATGGGTCACATATTGATCCCACAAAGTGACCTGCGATATAGCCAGCAGACAGATGTTGGTGTAACCCACTTCAGGAGTGGAATGAGTCATGAAGAAGACCAGCTGATTCCAAATCTTTATCGCTACATTCAGGTATGCTCAGAGGCgcatccttttttatttttttttgagttttttattagTAAGCTATGATGCCCTCTTTGGGGGATGTTTCTTATGCTGTTTATGGTTTCTGAACAGCCATGGGAGAGCGAGTTCATAGATTCACAGCGTGTATGGGCAGAGTATGCCCTTAAGAGGCAGGAAGCACAAGCACAAAATAGGCGTTTAACCCTAGAAGATTTGGAAGTAAGTTTTTCTGATTTTGCACATTAACCCACACATTCtctctccttttcttcttctcttgTTTGTGTCTTCTACTCTATCACCCTCCCTTTGGTTATTGCACTGTTCATTTTTGACACTTTGGAGATTTGGCTGTGAAGCAATGACTTAAGATGCTCAACAtatttcaatttctcttcttttttttttttttttttttttgcagtttGAAgttgctttaatttttttttgaagtgATGTTTGTGAAGCTTTAATGAATGTAAATTCTAATATTTTATCCAAATACTTTGGCAGGATTCTTGGGACAGGGGAATTCCACGTATTAATACTTTATTTCAGAAGGACCGTCATACTCTTGCATATGACAAAGGATGGAGAGTGCGTACAGATTTCAAGCAATACCAAGTTCTAAAGCAAAATCCTTTCTGGTGGACTCACCAGAGGCATGATGGGAAACTGTGGAACTTGAACAATTACCGAACTGATGTTATCCAAGCTCTTGGTGGTGTTGAGGGAATTCTTGAGCATACTTTGTTCAAAGGAACATAGTAAGTATTTCATGTTCTATAATATTACTATCCTTCTTAGGAGTATCATTCATTAGAACTCAACTTTGTTAGAGATTGGGCTTGGGGAAAGTCCGCTGCATATATGTTAACAGTTAAAAATTTTGGTAGGTAGATGTTTTCTGTTAGACTTGCTGATGACTATCTTTGTTTATGATAGAAATGTGAATGAGTGGATTACTCGCAATATATTTGAATTCAACTAATTTTAATCGAGTCTAGCAAAGCTTGAGTATCACAATGCTGGACTCAAGCAAGTAGCTCACAAGCCTAATCGAATATTTGAACTTTTATGAAGTTTTAGATAATGACTTTGAGCTCAATTTTGAACTTGTATTTCTTATAGATTTAATTAGAGATTAACAGACTAGGTTACCTAAATTTTTATTTGTCATTGAGTGAGTTTTGAGTATTTCCTATTTTGATAATAACTTTGAGTTGATTTTAGCATGAAAGAATAAACTCAATTGAGCTCGAATTGTATTTCAAGTATTTGGTTTTCTAAGAGTCAACTTTGAATAGTGTACCATATTGACTAAACTCAGATTGATTATACTTTATGATTTTCCAAAATATTGTCAAATAAGATATGTTAAAGGTTTAATTCTTTCCATTTCCCTTTTTAACTTTGGGGATAAGTATAGTATAGACTTTAGACTGCATTTGTTTTTGAGTGGGAATTCTGTtgctgaaaaaacagttcttaatTAATGCTATTGTCTTGACGATTTTTTAGTTTCCCAACGTGGGAAGGTCTCTTTTGGGAGAAGGCATCTGGTTTTGAAGAATCAATGAAGTACAAGAAGCTTACCAATGCTCAAAGATCTGGTCTAAATCAAATTCCCAATCGAAGATTTACTCTTTGGTGGTCACCCACAATAAATAGGGCCAATGTCTATGTGGGTTTCCAAGTGCAGCTAGATCTAACTGGCATCTTCATGCATGGAAAGATCCCGACCTTGAAGATTTCATTAATTCAGATATTCCGAGCTCATCTGTGGCAAAAGATTCATGAGAGTGTTGTCATGGATCTCTGCCAAGTCTTAGATCAGGAATTGGATGCTCTGGAAATTGAAACTGTGCAGAAGGAAACAATTCATCCAAGGAAGAGTTACAAGATGAACAGCTCCTGTGCAGACATTCTCCTCTTTGCTGCTCACaggtggcctatgtcaaagcctagtcttgtggctgagtcaaaagatgtatttgatcagaaagccagcaataaatactggatagatgtacagctcagatggggtgattatgactctcatgatattgagcgttATACCCGGGCCAAATTTATGGATTACACGACGGATAACATGTCTATATATCCATCTCCAACTGGTATGTTGTTCTCCTGTTTCTTGGTGCTCTACATTTAAATGAAGAACTTTTGGTTGAAATGAATGTTCATTTTTTCTCTGCAGGGGTGATGATTGGACTTGATCTGGCATACAATTTGCATTCTGCATTTGGTAACTGGTTTCCTGGATCAAAACCATTGCTAGCTCAGGCCATGAATAAGATAATGAAGGTACACTTATGATATGGTGCTTGATTCAACATGTTGATGTTGTATGTCAGTTTGTTGATTTATGATAGCTTCCAAATTTCTTTGCTATTGTTTCATTTTGATGCAGTCAAACCCAGCTTTATATGTCTTGAGGGAGCGGATAAGGAAGGGTTTGCAGTTGTATTCTTCTGAGCCTACAGAACCGTATTTGTCATCCCAAAACTACGGTGAGATCTTCAGCAATCAGATTATATGGTTTGTTGATGATACAAATGTGTATCGCGTCACAATTCATAAGACATTTGAGGGGAACCTTACAACAAAACCCATAAATGGtgcaatattcatattcaatcccAGAACTGGCCAGCTATTTCTGAAGGTTAGTTTTGTACTTGAATGCTATATTTAATACTTGTCCGTCACACATTAGACATACTGATCTTCATTTTGTGATATTTTGTAGGTCATCCACACTAGCGTATGGGCAGGACAAAAACGTCTTGGGCAACTTGCTAAGTGGAAAACCGCTGAAGAAGTTGCAGCTCTTGTGCGGTCTCTGCCTGTTGAAGAACAACCAAAACAAATTATTGTGACCCGGAAAGGGATGCTTGATCCATTGGAGGTTCACTTGCTTGATTTCCCAAATATAGTTATTAAAGGAAGTGAGTTGCAGTTGCCATTCCAGGCTTGCTTGAAGATAGAGAAATTTGGAGATTTGATTTTGAAAGCAACAGAGCCACAAATGGTTTTATTCAATATTTACGATGATTGGCTGAAGAGCATCTCATCATACACTGCATTTTCCCGACTCATTTTGATTCTTCGTGCACTTCATGTGAATAATGAGAAGGCAAAGATGCTACTCAAGCCTGACAAAACCATCATTACGGAGCCACACCACATATGGCCTTCTCTCACTGATGATCAATGGATGAAGGTTGAGGTTGCTTTAAGAGATCTCATACTTTCTGACTATGCCAAGAAAAACAATGTGAACACATCAGCACTGACACAATCTGAGATCCGTGATATTATTCTTGGTGCTGAAATCACTCCTCCTTCTCAACAAAGGCAACAGATAGCAGAGATTGAGAAACAGGTATCACGTCTGTGGACTTCATTTATGCTGTGCAGCTTAGTCTGTCCTTGCTGGTTGTAATTAGTCTAACATTCTGTTGATTCTTTTCCAGGCCAAAGAAGCAAGTCAGTTAACAGCAGTCACAACAAGGACAACAAATGTGCATGGTGATGAACTCATTGTCACCACCACTAGTCCCTATGAGCAGGCTGCATTTGGTTCCAAAACAGATTGGCGTGTCAGGGCAATATCAGCTACAAATCTCTACCTTCGGGTCAATCACATATATGTGAATTCAGAAGACATCAAGGTACACGTCAACATTTTTATTTTGGATACGTTAATTTAAACCCTTTTATATCTGCTGACATGGATTGCACGTGATTTCACAGGAGACAGGATATACCTACATCATGCCCAAGAACATTCTGAAGAAGTTCATCTGCATAGCAGATTT contains:
- the LOC110658898 gene encoding uncharacterized protein LOC110658898 produces the protein MRSIFGREHRNHGNACISNNKNGNLRAPISSVSLAPLRLIGDGDVYGNDRFVGRRYSYHKLPQQLFKLSILKLDGTSFDVHVGRNASVAELKLAVEEVFASSPKEGQGKISWAHVWGHFCLSYEGQKLINDKACIQTFGIKDDDQIQFVRHLSINYSNSKRQSRNQKATHKPYSTVRPLSRDEEKEQRTFANHSDNNENQDYDSKYHCEDHDDIPTSEFKLAHFLREWLSRKGSQGQSRPSRFSLQCLGGGPRMIELQG